From a region of the Odocoileus virginianus isolate 20LAN1187 ecotype Illinois unplaced genomic scaffold, Ovbor_1.2 Unplaced_Contig_5, whole genome shotgun sequence genome:
- the RTP5 gene encoding receptor-transporting protein 5 isoform X2, translating into MAPLLGHRLPLSAAPLPCPLGTTDGPHSRGVLVVSPGALRPSVARTDQQQRLQCGRCQWGWASAHVHVLFHLWWDEAGRRGLVKMRVWGQRCRWCPPGGAECRVSLLNVRLFLGKLVRFIAQKCYAEGPGSDQGPEICFGERCEACDLGVCFFQQPPDPAWGPEGRSTGSIKGRFTLYSSGDEAAPAAGRQLRTLGRGLLVDRPGGCTPNAIAVPLYAADFIRSPIAEGRDFCGQAEEVITIPFSLGRRAWGLAGEPAGVRHIIGRGSLYLPASSKATSKGRRFPVNIKAPVFHGKGLLLSGAKATTGFIYKGLGCVSEPDEGEDGYEDEDEDTDWGARSSSTRLVPVGASPRPMTYIVGLMDNGEGSVTFPSSLTDVLLEDADPFDLVHGSLTFPFMFAYEGRAVASSASGPEGRGQVAGGCSPPAAGRERLLGTDAGSWVPLGEGSITVPFSVFSVIQSKSSGSKARGPQGDGLVPWGSSKKPKQPGPWAARFRLPPLGDEGFCWAEGFCFDPYEEVWIWVSLAVCVLWIMYLCKFSPDRSPWV; encoded by the exons ATGGCCCCCCTCCTGGGGCACAGGCTCCCCCTTTCTGCagcccccctgccctgccccctgggCACCACAGACGGCCCTCACTCCCGCGGGGTCCTGGTGGTGTCTCCTGGGGCGCTGAGACCCTCGGTCGCGAGGACAGACCAGCAGCAGAG GCTCCAGTGCGGCCGCTGCCAGTGGGGCTGGGCCTCGGCCCACGTGCACGTGCTCTTCCACCTGTGGTGGGACGAGGCCGGTCGGCGCGGCCTGGTCAAGATGCGGGTCTGGGGCCAGCGGTGCCGGTGGTGCCCGCCCGGAGGGGCCGAGTGCCGCGTCAGCCTGCTGAACGTGCGGCTCTTCCTGGGCAAGCTGGTGAGGTTCATCGCGCAAAAGTGCTACGCGGAGGGTCCCGGCTCCGACCAGGGCCCCGAGATCTGCTTCGGCGAGCGCTGTGAGGCCTGCGACCTGGGGGTCTGCTTTTTCCAGCAGCCGCCTGACCCCGCCTGGGGGCCCGAGGGCAGGAGCACCGGCAGCATCAAGGGCAGGTTCACCTTGTACTCCAGTGGCGACGAAGCTGCCCCTGCTGCCGGCAGGCAGCTGCGCACGCTGGGCCGCGGGCTGCTCGTCGACCGCCCCGGGGGCTGCACCCCCAACGCCATCGCCGTTCCCCTGTACGCAGCCGACTTCATCAGGAGCCCCATCGCCGAGGGCAGGGACTTCTGCGGCCAGGCCGAGGAGGTCAtcaccatccccttctccctcgggcgcagggcctgggggctggcAGGTGAGCCCGCAGGCGTGCGGCACATCATCGGCAGGGGCTCCCTCTACCTGCCCGCCAGCTCCAAGGCCACATCCAAGGGCAGACGCTTCCCGGTGAACATCAAAGCCCCCGTCTTCCACGGCAAGGGGCTCCTGCTCAGTGGCGCGAAGGCAACCACGGGCTTCATCTACAAAGGGCTCGGCTGCGTGTCTGAACCCGACGAGGGTGAGGACGGGTATGAGGACGAGGACGAGGACACCGACTGGGGCGCCCGGTCCAGCAGCACCAGGCTTGTCCCGGTTGGAGCCAGCCCGCGGCCCATGACCTACATCGTCGGCCTCATGGACAACGGGGAGGGCTCGGTCACCTTTCCCTCCTCTTTGACTGACGTACTCCTGGAAGACGCTGACCCGTTCGACCTGGTCCACGGCTCCCTCACCTTCCCATTCATGTTTGCCTACGAGGGCCGAGCGGTGGCCTCCTCTGCCAGTGGCCCTGAAGGCAGAGGGCAGGTGGCTGGCGGCTGCAGCCCCCCTGCCGCGGGCCGTGAGCGCCTCCTGGGGACCGATGCGGGCAGCTGGGTGCCCCTGGGCGAGGGCTCCATCACTGtccccttctctgtcttcagTGTTATCCAAAGCAAGAGCTCCGGGAGCAAGGCCAGGGGCCCTCAAGGCGAtggcctggtgccctggggctCGTCCAAGAAGCCGAAGCAACCGGGGCCCTGGGCGGCCAGGTTCCGCCTCCCGCCCCTCGGGGACGAGGGCTTCTGCTGGGCTGAGGGCTTCTGCTTCGACCCCTACGAAGAGGTCTGGATCTGGGTCTCACTGGCCGTTTGCGTCCTCTGGATAATGTACCTGTGCAAGTTCAGCCCCGACCGCTCCCCATGGGTATGA
- the PDCD1 gene encoding programmed cell death protein 1 isoform X2 → MGTPRAPWPLLWAVLQLGCWPGWLLEASSRPWSALTFSPARLVVPEGANATFTCSFSSKPEHFVLNWYRMSPSNQTDKLAAFPEDRSQPGRDQRFRVTPLPDGQHFLMSVVAAQRNDSGVYFCGAIYLPPRTQINESHPAELTVTEGVQEPPTEPPSPQPKPEGQMQSLVIGVTSVLLGVLLLLLLIWVLAAVFLGATRGGCARRSQDQPPEGSPSVPAVTVDYGELDFQWREKTPEPAAPCVPEQTEYATIVFPGRRASADSPQGPWPLRTEDGHCSWPL, encoded by the exons ATGGGGACCCCGCGGGCGCCGTGGCCGCTCCTCTGGGCTGTGCTGCAGCTGGGCTGCTGGCCAGGATGGCTCCTAG AGGCCTCCAGCAGGCCCTGGAgcgccctcaccttctcccccGCCCGGCTGGTCGTGCCCGAGGGGGCAAACGCCACCTTCACCTGCAGCTTCTCCAGTAAGCCGGAGCACTTCGTCCTCAACTGGTACCGCATGAGCCCCAGCAACCAGACAGACAAGCTGGCCGCCTTCCCCGAGGACCGCAGCCAGCCCGGCCGCGACCAGCGCTTCCGCGTCACGCCGCTGCCCGATGGGCAGCACTTCCTCATGAGCGTCGTGGCTGCCCAGCGCAACGACAGCGGCGTCTACTTCTGCGGGGCCATCTACCTGCCCCCCCGGACGCAGATCAACGAGAGCCACCCCGCGGAGCTCACAGTGACAG AGGGGGTCCAGGAGCCGCCCACggagccccccagcccccagcccaagcCTGAAGGCCAGATGCAGAGCCTGGTCATCGGCGTCACTAGCGTCCTTCTGggggtcctgctgctgctgctgctgatctgggTCCTGGCTGCGGTCTTCCTCGGGGCTACTCGAG GGGGCTGCGCCCGCAGGAGCCAAGACCAGCCTCCG GAGGGCTCCCCCTCTGTGCCAGCCGTCACAGTGGACTACGGGGAGCTGGACTTCCAGTGGCGGGAGAAGACCCCGGAGCCCGCGGCTCCCTGCGTCCCCGAGCAGACGGAGTACGCCACCATCGTGTTCCCAGGCCGCAGGGCGTCTGCCGACAGCCCGCAGGGGCCCTGGCCTCTGAGGACCGAGGATGGACACTGCTCTTGGCCCCTCTGA
- the PDCD1 gene encoding programmed cell death protein 1 isoform X1, giving the protein MGTPRAPWPLLWAVLQLGCWPGWLLEASSRPWSALTFSPARLVVPEGANATFTCSFSSKPEHFVLNWYRMSPSNQTDKLAAFPEDRSQPGRDQRFRVTPLPDGQHFLMSVVAAQRNDSGVYFCGAIYLPPRTQINESHPAELTVTEGVQEPPTEPPSPQPKPEGQMQSLVIGVTSVLLGVLLLLLLIWVLAAVFLGATRGGCARRSQDQPPKEGSPSVPAVTVDYGELDFQWREKTPEPAAPCVPEQTEYATIVFPGRRASADSPQGPWPLRTEDGHCSWPL; this is encoded by the exons ATGGGGACCCCGCGGGCGCCGTGGCCGCTCCTCTGGGCTGTGCTGCAGCTGGGCTGCTGGCCAGGATGGCTCCTAG AGGCCTCCAGCAGGCCCTGGAgcgccctcaccttctcccccGCCCGGCTGGTCGTGCCCGAGGGGGCAAACGCCACCTTCACCTGCAGCTTCTCCAGTAAGCCGGAGCACTTCGTCCTCAACTGGTACCGCATGAGCCCCAGCAACCAGACAGACAAGCTGGCCGCCTTCCCCGAGGACCGCAGCCAGCCCGGCCGCGACCAGCGCTTCCGCGTCACGCCGCTGCCCGATGGGCAGCACTTCCTCATGAGCGTCGTGGCTGCCCAGCGCAACGACAGCGGCGTCTACTTCTGCGGGGCCATCTACCTGCCCCCCCGGACGCAGATCAACGAGAGCCACCCCGCGGAGCTCACAGTGACAG AGGGGGTCCAGGAGCCGCCCACggagccccccagcccccagcccaagcCTGAAGGCCAGATGCAGAGCCTGGTCATCGGCGTCACTAGCGTCCTTCTGggggtcctgctgctgctgctgctgatctgggTCCTGGCTGCGGTCTTCCTCGGGGCTACTCGAG GGGGCTGCGCCCGCAGGAGCCAAGACCAGCCTCCG AAGGAGGGCTCCCCCTCTGTGCCAGCCGTCACAGTGGACTACGGGGAGCTGGACTTCCAGTGGCGGGAGAAGACCCCGGAGCCCGCGGCTCCCTGCGTCCCCGAGCAGACGGAGTACGCCACCATCGTGTTCCCAGGCCGCAGGGCGTCTGCCGACAGCCCGCAGGGGCCCTGGCCTCTGAGGACCGAGGATGGACACTGCTCTTGGCCCCTCTGA
- the NEU4 gene encoding sialidase-4, which yields MAVFLQKASGQRVGQSMGTPRVPARTVLFQRERTGLTYRVPALLPVPPGPTLLAFAEQRLSPDDAHAHRLVQRTGTLAGGSVRWGAPRVLGTAALDEHRSMNPCPVHDARTATVFLFFIAVRGRTPEAAQIAAGRNAARLCCVTSRDAGRSWGGARDLTAEAVGSAEQDWATFAVGPGHGVQLRSGRLLVPAYTYHVVRRECFGRICRTRPQSFAFYSDDHGRTWQHGGLVPSLRSGECQLAAVDGGQAGGVLYCNARSPLGSRVQALSVDEGTSFLPGELVPALAETARGCQGSIVGFPAPPASGREDEEWSVGTSKPLHFPHLCRGAQDAPEEGTGDTRGGGGLGATEGCGDGPGEPGPWESGENRGSRASVLLGPPAALSQSPTWLLYSHPVGRRARLHMGVRLSRAPLDPQSWTEPWVIHEGPSGYSDLASIGPAPGGILTFACLFESGARVSYEEISFCMFSLREVLENVRLGGGHPGPGDKPAGHCQPS from the exons ATGGCTGTCTTCCTCCAAAAAGCCTCGGGCCAGCGTGTGGGGCAG AGCATGGGGACCCCGCGTGTCCCCGCGCGGACCGTCCTCTTCCAGCGCGAGCGGACGGGCCTGACCTACCGCGTGCCCGCGCTGCTGCCCGTGCCCCCAGGGCCCACGCTGCTGGCCTTCGCGGAGCAGAGGCTCAGCCCCGACGACGCCCACGCCCACCGTCTGGTGCAGAGGACCGGCACACTGGCCGGGGGCTCCGTGCGG TGGGGCGCCCCGCGCGTGCTGGGGACGGCGGCCCTGGACGAGCACCGCTCCATGAATCCCTGCCCCGTGCACGACGCGCGCACGGCCACGGTCTTCCTCTTCTTCATCGCCGTGCGTGGCCGCACCCCCGAGGCCGCGCAGATCGCCGCGGGCAGGAACGCCGCACGCCTCTGCTGCGTGACCAGCCGGGACGCGGGGCGCAGTTGGGGCGGCGCGCGGGACCTCACGGCGGAGGCGGTGGGCAGCGCCGAGCAGG ACTGGGCCACGTTCGCTGTGGGGCCAGGCCACGGTGTCCAGCTGCGCTCTGGCCGCCTGCTGGTGCCGGCCTACACCTACCATGTGGTCCGGCGTGAGTGCTTCGGCCGGATCTGCAGGACCCGTCCCCAGTCCTTCGCCTTCTACAGCGACGACCACGGCCGCACCTGGCAGCACGGGGGCCTCGTGCCCAGCCTGCGCTCGGGCGAGTGCCAGCTGGCCGCGGTGGATGGCGGGCAGGCCGGCGGCGTTCTCTACTGCAACGCTCGGAGCCCACTGGGCAGCCGCGTGCAGGCCCTCAGCGTGGACGAGGGCACCTCCTTCCTGCCTGGGGAGCTGGTGCCCGCCCTGGCCGAGACCGCCCGGGGCTGCCAGGGTAGCATCGTGGGCTTCCCAGCCCCGCCTGCCAGCGGGCGGGAGGATGAGGAGTGGTCGGTGGGCACCAGCAAGCCCCTCCACTTTCCACACCTCTGTCGTGGGGCCCAGGATGCCCCAGAAGAGGGCACTGGAGACACccgcgggggcggggggctgggtgCTACAGAGGGCTGTGGCGACGGCCCCGGGGAGCCTGGCCCCTGGGAATCTGGTGAGAACAGGGGCTCCCGGGCCTCGGTGCTCCTGGGACCCCCTGCAGCTTTGTCGCAGAGCCCCACGTGGTTGCTGTATTCCCACCCCGTGGGGCGCAGGGCTCGGCTCCACATGGGCGTCCGCCTGAGCCGGGCCCCACTGGACCCCCAGAGCTGGACGGAACCCTGGGTCATCCACGAGGGCCCCAGTGGCTACTCGGACCTGGCATCCATCGGGCCTGCCCCCGGGGGGATCCTCACCTTTGCCTGTCTGTTTGAGAGTGGGGCCAGGGTCTCCTACGAGGAGATCTCCTTCTGCATGTTTTCCCTGAGGGAGGTCCTGGAGAACGTGAGGCTGGGCGGGGGGCACCCCGGCCCTGGAGACAAGCCTGCGGGGCATTGCCAGCCCTCCTGA
- the RTP5 gene encoding receptor-transporting protein 5 isoform X3, protein MDGADVWAKTLAQLMAQTKPQDTWELVPQENLASGHLDSSGFQYRLRGLSRLQCGRCQWGWASAHVHVLFHLWWDEAGRRGLVKMRVWGQRCRWCPPGGAECRVSLLNVRLFLGKLQPPDPAWGPEGRSTGSIKGRFTLYSSGDEAAPAAGRQLRTLGRGLLVDRPGGCTPNAIAVPLYAADFIRSPIAEGRDFCGQAEEVITIPFSLGRRAWGLAGEPAGVRHIIGRGSLYLPASSKATSKGRRFPVNIKAPVFHGKGLLLSGAKATTGFIYKGLGCVSEPDEGEDGYEDEDEDTDWGARSSSTRLVPVGASPRPMTYIVGLMDNGEGSVTFPSSLTDVLLEDADPFDLVHGSLTFPFMFAYEGRAVASSASGPEGRGQVAGGCSPPAAGRERLLGTDAGSWVPLGEGSITVPFSVFSVIQSKSSGSKARGPQGDGLVPWGSSKKPKQPGPWAARFRLPPLGDEGFCWAEGFCFDPYEEVWIWVSLAVCVLWIMYLCKFSPDRSPWV, encoded by the exons ATGGACGGGGCGGACGTGTGGGCCAAGACCTTGGCCCAGCTGATGGCCCAGACGAAGCCCCAGGACACCTGGGAGCTGGTCCCCCAGGAGAACCTGGCCTCGGGGCACCTGGACAGCAGTGGTTTCCAGTACCGGCTTCGGGGGCTCTCGAG GCTCCAGTGCGGCCGCTGCCAGTGGGGCTGGGCCTCGGCCCACGTGCACGTGCTCTTCCACCTGTGGTGGGACGAGGCCGGTCGGCGCGGCCTGGTCAAGATGCGGGTCTGGGGCCAGCGGTGCCGGTGGTGCCCGCCCGGAGGGGCCGAGTGCCGCGTCAGCCTGCTGAACGTGCGGCTCTTCCTGGGCAAGCTG CAGCCGCCTGACCCCGCCTGGGGGCCCGAGGGCAGGAGCACCGGCAGCATCAAGGGCAGGTTCACCTTGTACTCCAGTGGCGACGAAGCTGCCCCTGCTGCCGGCAGGCAGCTGCGCACGCTGGGCCGCGGGCTGCTCGTCGACCGCCCCGGGGGCTGCACCCCCAACGCCATCGCCGTTCCCCTGTACGCAGCCGACTTCATCAGGAGCCCCATCGCCGAGGGCAGGGACTTCTGCGGCCAGGCCGAGGAGGTCAtcaccatccccttctccctcgggcgcagggcctgggggctggcAGGTGAGCCCGCAGGCGTGCGGCACATCATCGGCAGGGGCTCCCTCTACCTGCCCGCCAGCTCCAAGGCCACATCCAAGGGCAGACGCTTCCCGGTGAACATCAAAGCCCCCGTCTTCCACGGCAAGGGGCTCCTGCTCAGTGGCGCGAAGGCAACCACGGGCTTCATCTACAAAGGGCTCGGCTGCGTGTCTGAACCCGACGAGGGTGAGGACGGGTATGAGGACGAGGACGAGGACACCGACTGGGGCGCCCGGTCCAGCAGCACCAGGCTTGTCCCGGTTGGAGCCAGCCCGCGGCCCATGACCTACATCGTCGGCCTCATGGACAACGGGGAGGGCTCGGTCACCTTTCCCTCCTCTTTGACTGACGTACTCCTGGAAGACGCTGACCCGTTCGACCTGGTCCACGGCTCCCTCACCTTCCCATTCATGTTTGCCTACGAGGGCCGAGCGGTGGCCTCCTCTGCCAGTGGCCCTGAAGGCAGAGGGCAGGTGGCTGGCGGCTGCAGCCCCCCTGCCGCGGGCCGTGAGCGCCTCCTGGGGACCGATGCGGGCAGCTGGGTGCCCCTGGGCGAGGGCTCCATCACTGtccccttctctgtcttcagTGTTATCCAAAGCAAGAGCTCCGGGAGCAAGGCCAGGGGCCCTCAAGGCGAtggcctggtgccctggggctCGTCCAAGAAGCCGAAGCAACCGGGGCCCTGGGCGGCCAGGTTCCGCCTCCCGCCCCTCGGGGACGAGGGCTTCTGCTGGGCTGAGGGCTTCTGCTTCGACCCCTACGAAGAGGTCTGGATCTGGGTCTCACTGGCCGTTTGCGTCCTCTGGATAATGTACCTGTGCAAGTTCAGCCCCGACCGCTCCCCATGGGTATGA
- the PDCD1 gene encoding programmed cell death protein 1 isoform X3, with product MGTPRAPWPLLWAVLQLGCWPGWLLEASSRPWSALTFSPARLVVPEGANATFTCSFSSKPEHFVLNWYRMSPSNQTDKLAAFPEDRSQPGRDQRFRVTPLPDGQHFLMSVVAAQRNDSGVYFCGAIYLPPRTQINESHPAELTVTGGCARRSQDQPPKEGSPSVPAVTVDYGELDFQWREKTPEPAAPCVPEQTEYATIVFPGRRASADSPQGPWPLRTEDGHCSWPL from the exons ATGGGGACCCCGCGGGCGCCGTGGCCGCTCCTCTGGGCTGTGCTGCAGCTGGGCTGCTGGCCAGGATGGCTCCTAG AGGCCTCCAGCAGGCCCTGGAgcgccctcaccttctcccccGCCCGGCTGGTCGTGCCCGAGGGGGCAAACGCCACCTTCACCTGCAGCTTCTCCAGTAAGCCGGAGCACTTCGTCCTCAACTGGTACCGCATGAGCCCCAGCAACCAGACAGACAAGCTGGCCGCCTTCCCCGAGGACCGCAGCCAGCCCGGCCGCGACCAGCGCTTCCGCGTCACGCCGCTGCCCGATGGGCAGCACTTCCTCATGAGCGTCGTGGCTGCCCAGCGCAACGACAGCGGCGTCTACTTCTGCGGGGCCATCTACCTGCCCCCCCGGACGCAGATCAACGAGAGCCACCCCGCGGAGCTCACAGTGACAG GGGGCTGCGCCCGCAGGAGCCAAGACCAGCCTCCG AAGGAGGGCTCCCCCTCTGTGCCAGCCGTCACAGTGGACTACGGGGAGCTGGACTTCCAGTGGCGGGAGAAGACCCCGGAGCCCGCGGCTCCCTGCGTCCCCGAGCAGACGGAGTACGCCACCATCGTGTTCCCAGGCCGCAGGGCGTCTGCCGACAGCCCGCAGGGGCCCTGGCCTCTGAGGACCGAGGATGGACACTGCTCTTGGCCCCTCTGA
- the RTP5 gene encoding receptor-transporting protein 5 isoform X1, with protein sequence MDGADVWAKTLAQLMAQTKPQDTWELVPQENLASGHLDSSGFQYRLRGLSRLQCGRCQWGWASAHVHVLFHLWWDEAGRRGLVKMRVWGQRCRWCPPGGAECRVSLLNVRLFLGKLVRFIAQKCYAEGPGSDQGPEICFGERCEACDLGVCFFQQPPDPAWGPEGRSTGSIKGRFTLYSSGDEAAPAAGRQLRTLGRGLLVDRPGGCTPNAIAVPLYAADFIRSPIAEGRDFCGQAEEVITIPFSLGRRAWGLAGEPAGVRHIIGRGSLYLPASSKATSKGRRFPVNIKAPVFHGKGLLLSGAKATTGFIYKGLGCVSEPDEGEDGYEDEDEDTDWGARSSSTRLVPVGASPRPMTYIVGLMDNGEGSVTFPSSLTDVLLEDADPFDLVHGSLTFPFMFAYEGRAVASSASGPEGRGQVAGGCSPPAAGRERLLGTDAGSWVPLGEGSITVPFSVFSVIQSKSSGSKARGPQGDGLVPWGSSKKPKQPGPWAARFRLPPLGDEGFCWAEGFCFDPYEEVWIWVSLAVCVLWIMYLCKFSPDRSPWV encoded by the exons ATGGACGGGGCGGACGTGTGGGCCAAGACCTTGGCCCAGCTGATGGCCCAGACGAAGCCCCAGGACACCTGGGAGCTGGTCCCCCAGGAGAACCTGGCCTCGGGGCACCTGGACAGCAGTGGTTTCCAGTACCGGCTTCGGGGGCTCTCGAG GCTCCAGTGCGGCCGCTGCCAGTGGGGCTGGGCCTCGGCCCACGTGCACGTGCTCTTCCACCTGTGGTGGGACGAGGCCGGTCGGCGCGGCCTGGTCAAGATGCGGGTCTGGGGCCAGCGGTGCCGGTGGTGCCCGCCCGGAGGGGCCGAGTGCCGCGTCAGCCTGCTGAACGTGCGGCTCTTCCTGGGCAAGCTGGTGAGGTTCATCGCGCAAAAGTGCTACGCGGAGGGTCCCGGCTCCGACCAGGGCCCCGAGATCTGCTTCGGCGAGCGCTGTGAGGCCTGCGACCTGGGGGTCTGCTTTTTCCAGCAGCCGCCTGACCCCGCCTGGGGGCCCGAGGGCAGGAGCACCGGCAGCATCAAGGGCAGGTTCACCTTGTACTCCAGTGGCGACGAAGCTGCCCCTGCTGCCGGCAGGCAGCTGCGCACGCTGGGCCGCGGGCTGCTCGTCGACCGCCCCGGGGGCTGCACCCCCAACGCCATCGCCGTTCCCCTGTACGCAGCCGACTTCATCAGGAGCCCCATCGCCGAGGGCAGGGACTTCTGCGGCCAGGCCGAGGAGGTCAtcaccatccccttctccctcgggcgcagggcctgggggctggcAGGTGAGCCCGCAGGCGTGCGGCACATCATCGGCAGGGGCTCCCTCTACCTGCCCGCCAGCTCCAAGGCCACATCCAAGGGCAGACGCTTCCCGGTGAACATCAAAGCCCCCGTCTTCCACGGCAAGGGGCTCCTGCTCAGTGGCGCGAAGGCAACCACGGGCTTCATCTACAAAGGGCTCGGCTGCGTGTCTGAACCCGACGAGGGTGAGGACGGGTATGAGGACGAGGACGAGGACACCGACTGGGGCGCCCGGTCCAGCAGCACCAGGCTTGTCCCGGTTGGAGCCAGCCCGCGGCCCATGACCTACATCGTCGGCCTCATGGACAACGGGGAGGGCTCGGTCACCTTTCCCTCCTCTTTGACTGACGTACTCCTGGAAGACGCTGACCCGTTCGACCTGGTCCACGGCTCCCTCACCTTCCCATTCATGTTTGCCTACGAGGGCCGAGCGGTGGCCTCCTCTGCCAGTGGCCCTGAAGGCAGAGGGCAGGTGGCTGGCGGCTGCAGCCCCCCTGCCGCGGGCCGTGAGCGCCTCCTGGGGACCGATGCGGGCAGCTGGGTGCCCCTGGGCGAGGGCTCCATCACTGtccccttctctgtcttcagTGTTATCCAAAGCAAGAGCTCCGGGAGCAAGGCCAGGGGCCCTCAAGGCGAtggcctggtgccctggggctCGTCCAAGAAGCCGAAGCAACCGGGGCCCTGGGCGGCCAGGTTCCGCCTCCCGCCCCTCGGGGACGAGGGCTTCTGCTGGGCTGAGGGCTTCTGCTTCGACCCCTACGAAGAGGTCTGGATCTGGGTCTCACTGGCCGTTTGCGTCCTCTGGATAATGTACCTGTGCAAGTTCAGCCCCGACCGCTCCCCATGGGTATGA